DNA from Rubripirellula lacrimiformis:
GATTGCCGCTGTGGCCCGGTTGCGTACCAGGGTGGATGGGGGGCGGCCCCGTGCGTACCGAGGCGACTGAACCCGCGTTGATCGCGCTGAGCCGGTCGTCGGTCAGTGGCGGAGTCGATTCGGCATCGAACAGGTCCGCCAATTTGTCGGTCACGTGTCGCGCTTCGTCGACAGCCGACTGCAGTTCAGCGTTGGACTGGATTTCTCGCTCGAACGCCGCCAGTTCGTCGCCGGACAGTTCACCGATCACATAGGCGGTGATGCGGGGGTCGTCCCAGGTGGATGGGTCGGACATGGATGGTCTCTTTCAAGTGGTTCCGACAGGCATGCGACTGGCGCGATCGGTGTCGGAAAGGGAGTGTGTGGTGGTGACGGTTTCGACTGCGCCACTGGTGGGACGCCGGGTCGACAAATGGATCCGCTGGGGGGCGTGACCTAGTGGGCCAGCGCGGTGCGCAGACTGCGGACGGCTTCGTGCAAATGGAAACCGACGTTGCTGACTGACAATCCGGTGACGTCGGCGATCTCGCGGTAACTCAGTCGCCCGGTCATCCGCAGTCGCAGCACTTCTTGTTGACGCGGCGACAGGCCGTCCATCAGCGTGTCCAGGTGGACGTGTTCTTCGGCGTCGATGGCGGCCGTCTGTGCATCGGGCGCAGGATCGGGCATCGGCGATTGCGATACATCGATGGGCATCGCACGAGCTGTTCGTTGCATGTCAATCACTCGGCTTCGGCAGACAGAGAAGAGCCAAGCTGCGATGCGGGCATCAATTTTTTCGGGACGCTCGCGACACAGCCGCAGGAACGTTTCCTGCACCGCATCCTGGGATCCCTGCCAATCGCCACCATTCATACGAGCCGCATAGGCAAGCAGTGGCCGCTGGTATCGATCAACGATTTCGTCGATCCGGCCCGGCGGCCAGGGGCTTGGTGGCGTTGTCATGGATGGCGACTAAGGCAGAAGAAAAGAACGCGGTTTCGCAATGACAACGATCGGCCAAGAGATTTCTTAGGCCAAGAATCGAAAAAGTTCGAAAGCATGGCTCAGCAAGCCGCGTTCGGGGCACAAAACCACGTAGCGAAAGTCGCCAAGACTTTCGGCCGTTCTCTTGGCGGTTTGTCGATTGAATCGAACTTTCAACGGCGTTGATGAGCCGCTGGCCGTGAAGCCAAGGGCATGGGGGGGATTCCCGGCCGCTGACGCGATCACGGCTCACTGAATCGACAAGCTCTTGGCGGTTTGTCGATTGAATCGAACTTTCAACGGCCATGGTGAGCCGCTGGCCGTGAGGCCACGGGCATTGGGGGGTGATTCCCGGCCGCTCACGCGATCACGGCTCACTCAATCGACAAGCTCTTGGCGGTTTGTCGATTGAATCGAACTTTCAACGGCCATGGTGAGCCGCTGGCCGTGAGGCCAAGGGCATTGGGGGAGGATTCCCGGCCGCTGACGCGATCACGGCTGACTGAATCGACAAGCCCTTGGCGAGCTTCGCTACGGGATTGGATTCAGCCAAGCTCGGTCTGCCTAGACCAACTTGGTTTTGCCGGGGATCGCGTAGTGCGATTCGGGGCGTGGACCGTTGATGTCGAAATCTTCGGGGAACATCGCCAGCTTGGATTCGTTGGTCAAGAAGTCCCAGGTCACCTTTTTTCCGGTGTAGGCGGCGACGCGTCCCAGCACGGCGGTCAGCGAGCTGGCGGCGGTCTCCTTCAGTTCGACGATCGGTTTGCCGTTGCGGATCGAATCGATCAGGTCTTTGTGTTCTTGTTGATAGGCGGCGCCGATGTCGCCCTTCATCGAAAAGATTTCTTTGCCGCTGCGATCGACAATCTCGACACCCTTGTTGATGCCGTGGATGGTTGCTGTTCCTTCGGTGCCGTAGATCACGTTGGAATTCTCAGTTGCGGCGCCTGGAATTTGGCGGCATTTGAACGAAATCATTCGGTTACCCGGGTACTGATAATCGACCGACATGCTGTCCCACATCTCGCTGCCTTCGGGGCGAGTGAATCGGCCTCCCGATGCAAACGCCGACTCGGGCGGACCGCCCATGACCCAGTTCAGTGTGTCGATGTTGTGGACGGCCTGTTCGACGATTTGGTCACCGGATAGCCAGATGAAGTGCATCCAGTTGAACACTTGATAGGCCGTGTCGCTTTGGTCTGGTTTGCGGATTCGATTCCAGATCCCATTGGAACAGTAGCGTGCGGTTCCCGAGATGATGTCGCCGATCGCACCGTCATGGATCTGTTTGATCCCTTCGACATAGTTGGTTTGTCGACGGTATTGGGTTCCGGTAACGATCGCAGTGCCGTTGGCTTCGGCCTTTTCGTGCGCGGCTACACAAACTTTGTATCCGGCCGGGTCAACGCAGGTCGGCTTTTCGGCGAACACATGTTTGCCAGCTTCGACCGCTTCCATGATGTATTGGGGGCGGAACCCGGGTGGGGTGGCGAATAGGACGACGTCGACATCTGCGTCATCGAGGATGCGTCGATAGCCGTCGATGCCGCTGTACATTTTATTGTCAGCGACGTTGGTCTTGGTGTCGTGCCGTTTCTGCATCGCCGAACGCAATGAACCTAGCTTGGCTTCTTCCAGGTCCGCGATGGCGACCAATTGGATGTTTTCGTTGATGGACATCGAATCGTTGATCGCACCGCTGCCCCGTCCGCCGGCACCGACCAAACCGATCCGAATCGGTTGATCCGAACCGCTGGATGATCCGGTGGTTTCGCCGGCGTGAACGCCACGGACACTGGCTAGCGAGGCGGCAACGCCGGCCGAAACGACCGAGCCGG
Protein-coding regions in this window:
- a CDS encoding RNA polymerase sigma factor is translated as MTTPPSPWPPGRIDEIVDRYQRPLLAYAARMNGGDWQGSQDAVQETFLRLCRERPEKIDARIAAWLFSVCRSRVIDMQRTARAMPIDVSQSPMPDPAPDAQTAAIDAEEHVHLDTLMDGLSPRQQEVLRLRMTGRLSYREIADVTGLSVSNVGFHLHEAVRSLRTALAH
- a CDS encoding Gfo/Idh/MocA family protein, with the translated sequence MKPESQSAHTEPATSRLQDSSDSTPAASRRDFIKSGSVVSAGVAASLASVRGVHAGETTGSSSGSDQPIRIGLVGAGGRGSGAINDSMSINENIQLVAIADLEEAKLGSLRSAMQKRHDTKTNVADNKMYSGIDGYRRILDDADVDVVLFATPPGFRPQYIMEAVEAGKHVFAEKPTCVDPAGYKVCVAAHEKAEANGTAIVTGTQYRRQTNYVEGIKQIHDGAIGDIISGTARYCSNGIWNRIRKPDQSDTAYQVFNWMHFIWLSGDQIVEQAVHNIDTLNWVMGGPPESAFASGGRFTRPEGSEMWDSMSVDYQYPGNRMISFKCRQIPGAATENSNVIYGTEGTATIHGINKGVEIVDRSGKEIFSMKGDIGAAYQQEHKDLIDSIRNGKPIVELKETAASSLTAVLGRVAAYTGKKVTWDFLTNESKLAMFPEDFDINGPRPESHYAIPGKTKLV